The Cyanobium sp. ATX 6F1 genome includes a region encoding these proteins:
- the accD gene encoding acetyl-CoA carboxylase, carboxyltransferase subunit beta has product MSLFDWFADRRKTTPVVRAAQEPEEGDGLWSKCPECGLVVYRKDLIAHASVCSGCGHHHRIHSEERIRLIADPGSFEVLDGELTPTDPLAFKDRRSYADRLRDSQLSTGLKDAVVTGLCRIEGLPLALGVMDFRFMGGSMGSVVGERLTRLIEEATARRIPVVIVCASGGARMQEGMLSLMQMAKISGALQHHRQAELLYIPLLTHPTTGGVTASFAMLGDLILAEPKALIGFAGRRVIEQTLRERLPDGFQTAEYLQDHGFVDHIVPRTRLRSTLAGLLRLHGCTTVAAKA; this is encoded by the coding sequence GTGTCGCTGTTCGACTGGTTCGCCGATCGTCGCAAGACCACTCCGGTGGTGCGTGCCGCCCAGGAACCCGAAGAGGGGGACGGCCTCTGGAGCAAGTGCCCCGAATGCGGCCTGGTGGTCTACCGCAAAGACCTGATCGCCCATGCCAGCGTCTGCAGCGGCTGCGGCCACCACCACCGCATCCACAGCGAGGAGCGCATCCGGCTGATCGCCGATCCCGGCAGCTTTGAGGTGCTCGATGGCGAGCTCACGCCCACCGATCCCCTGGCTTTCAAGGACCGCCGCAGCTACGCCGATCGTCTGCGGGACAGCCAGCTCAGCACAGGCCTCAAGGATGCGGTGGTCACGGGACTGTGCCGGATCGAGGGTCTGCCCCTGGCCCTGGGGGTGATGGATTTCCGCTTCATGGGCGGCTCGATGGGATCGGTGGTGGGCGAGCGCCTCACCCGGCTGATCGAGGAGGCCACCGCCCGGCGGATCCCGGTGGTGATCGTCTGCGCTTCCGGTGGCGCCCGCATGCAGGAGGGGATGCTGAGCCTGATGCAGATGGCGAAGATCTCCGGGGCCCTGCAGCACCACCGCCAGGCGGAACTGCTCTACATCCCCCTGCTCACGCACCCCACCACCGGCGGGGTGACCGCCAGCTTCGCCATGCTCGGCGACCTGATCCTGGCCGAGCCCAAGGCGCTGATCGGTTTCGCCGGCCGGCGTGTGATCGAGCAGACCCTGCGGGAGCGGTTGCCCGACGGCTTCCAGACCGCCGAATACCTGCAGGACCATGGCTTCGTTGATCACATCGTGCCGCGCACCCGCCTGCGCTCCACCCTGGCGGGGCTGTTGCGGCTCCATGGCTGCACCACCGTCGCCGCGAAGGCCTGA
- a CDS encoding Gfo/Idh/MocA family protein, with the protein MSAVPATAGAPLAASPATPLRVAIAGLGFGEKVHLPALRDQPLTEPVALWHPRAERLEAACRAAELPGTCDFEALLADPAIEALVIATPPAVRFDLACRALEAGKHLLLEKPVGLGAGQVEELRRLALARRCCVAVDFEYRAVPVFQQLKALLEQGTLGEPYLVKLDWLMGSRSDASRPWNWYAQADQGGGVIGSLGSHAFDTLHWLIGPTLELTASTRVAIPERPLSDGSGRLAAVDAEDIALAQLSLGAGVNGTVPAQLTLAAVTRRGRGYWIELYGSEATLVLGSDNQGDYVHGFQLWISRGGEPLQSVSPDPALAFARTWVDGRIAPVRRLLGWWAEAVRADRPMVPGLAEAALSQRCCDAAQRSAASGLQERLG; encoded by the coding sequence ATGAGTGCCGTCCCCGCCACGGCAGGGGCCCCCTTGGCGGCTTCACCTGCGACCCCTTTGAGGGTGGCGATCGCCGGCCTGGGGTTCGGCGAGAAGGTGCACCTGCCGGCCCTGCGGGATCAGCCGCTCACCGAGCCGGTGGCCCTCTGGCATCCGCGCGCCGAGCGGCTGGAGGCCGCCTGTCGCGCCGCCGAGTTGCCCGGTACCTGCGATTTCGAGGCCCTGCTGGCGGATCCGGCGATCGAGGCCCTGGTGATCGCCACCCCCCCCGCCGTGCGCTTCGATCTGGCCTGTCGGGCCCTGGAAGCCGGCAAGCACCTGCTGCTGGAGAAGCCCGTGGGCCTTGGGGCAGGCCAGGTGGAGGAGCTGCGGCGGCTGGCCCTGGCTCGGCGGTGCTGTGTGGCGGTGGATTTCGAGTACCGGGCGGTGCCGGTGTTCCAGCAGCTCAAGGCGCTGCTGGAACAGGGCACCCTGGGGGAGCCCTATCTGGTGAAGCTCGACTGGCTGATGGGCAGCCGCAGTGACGCGAGCCGCCCCTGGAACTGGTATGCCCAGGCGGACCAGGGCGGTGGCGTGATCGGCTCCCTGGGCAGCCACGCCTTCGACACCCTGCACTGGCTGATCGGGCCCACCCTGGAGCTGACGGCCAGCACCCGGGTGGCGATCCCCGAGCGGCCGCTGTCCGATGGTTCCGGCCGGTTGGCCGCGGTCGATGCCGAGGACATTGCCCTGGCCCAGCTCAGCCTGGGGGCTGGAGTGAACGGAACGGTGCCGGCCCAGTTGACCCTGGCGGCGGTGACGCGGCGGGGGCGTGGCTACTGGATCGAGCTCTACGGCAGTGAGGCCACCCTGGTGCTGGGGTCTGACAACCAGGGCGACTATGTGCACGGCTTCCAGCTCTGGATCTCCCGCGGCGGTGAGCCGCTCCAGAGCGTGAGCCCCGATCCGGCCCTGGCCTTTGCGCGCACCTGGGTGGATGGACGGATCGCCCCGGTGCGGCGGCTGCTGGGCTGGTGGGCCGAGGCCGTCCGCGCTGACAGGCCCATGGTGCCCGGTCTGGCGGAGGCGGCCCTGAGCCAGCGCTGCTGCGATGCGGCCCAGCGTTCCGCCGCCAGCGGCCTGCAGGAGCGGCTCGGCTGA